AGAAATTCCCTTTTAAAAAGGTCTCTTTTAAAGTAATATTAAATTGGAGCACCTCAGGAGAATATAAATGAGCAGCTGTTAGCCCTCTCTCCTGGGTAAGCAGGCTCTTGTGCCTCCTGTCACATGCTCAAGCAGATAGGTAGGCAGAAATAGGGTAGGTTTGTGCTATTTATTATCTTTTCAAACCTGTCATAAATCAGTATTGTCAACATATACTAGTGAAAAACAATTGGAAAACAGTTGTTGGAGAAAGCCCAGGTTTAGCATTGAGCAGAGAGCTAGAGGTCACACTATATTAACTATGTTAATCTAAGTATTTTTCCTTGTCCAAAAAATCTATGCTtcttaaaaatgcatgtttctatttttcctggctcaaaaatcaatatttcttaaaaatgtatATTCTCAAATATTCAGAACTTCATGACTCACTATTGCTTCGAGAGTAGTTAAGCTAAGAGCTGCTTCCATAAAACAGTCTGTATTTGgatgaaacaatattttttgaGAGAAGTCCTGTTGTGAAAACCTCTTAAGCATGTCAGGTCAAAATCAAGTCTCTGGTGCTGAAACAGAACCATTTCAGTCAGCAGGATTTCATCAGTGCAGCTTGGAATAGAATTTGCCCATTAGCATGTTTAAAGCATTTGCTCACTGCCAGAGTGCTACCTTAATTCACTTTTCTGAATAAACTTCAATTTCAGCACTCAAAAGCAATTTAATATTGTGggcaaatgaaattatttcaatcaTAATGTGAAGAAGTAGAAAGGGCTAAGTAATTGCAAATGAAATATAACTAAATAAGGatgctatttatttttgaaacttCCAGATGTGTGCTACATGTTTGTAATAGAGCATATGGCCACTTCTTGGCCTTAGGGATTTAGAGCTAGCTCTGCTTTGGCTGAACACAACTGCTGGAAATCAGTTAAAGAACACCAGTTCTAGCTAAAGAATGACATGGGACCCAtcccacaggagcagaggaagaagaaacaggCTTCCTCTAGCCATTTTTATGAGCATTTGAAGgttgaaatggaatttttgcCCCTACCtagtgaaattaatttttttaatgatgctgGAATTAGCTGTAGAGTTTGTGCAGGATGAAAGATTAATTATTGCTTTGGAAGGAAGATTAAAGCTTTATTTCATTATCTGGATGGCCCTATTTACTCAAATTGTAGAGAGACAACTGAGTGGTGAGAGGTGGTATTTACATGGAACTAGGTGAGATCAAGCTACTGAGTTGAatcagaaagataaaaaatgtTGTCTAAGAGTGAATAGAAGAGCCATAAAGATGTTATGAAAGAGCATGACAAGCAGCCCTAGGGACAGGCAGAGATTACAGCGATGTACAACAGCGTCTCTTCTAAAAACCACTTAAAATCAAACAACTGAAATTGCTTTGCAGAAGACTGCTTTGCTCAGTCTCCTGATGCTTCATCTAATTCAGACTTCACCTGAGACTTCAGATGGATACTGATACTTCTTTACCTGGGCTCTGGACTCTGCAACAGGTAAAGAAGGTAGTAAAAATTCCTAAGCAGGTTATGGCTATGCATACCACAAAATAGAACTGAAGATTAATTATGATGTGAAGCAATTCCTGAAGCGACCTAAAGCAATCAGGTAATTTATCGAATGGGCTGTGTTTGCCATCTAGTGGTACAAagccaaattttttttcctgctgcatgaGGGCAGACACAGCTGCTGAAATCTCCTATCTCAGAAGCAACCTCTCCCAAACAGAAATGTTCCTGCTCTCGGGATGATGGTGGTGATAAGTGTACAGCTGTCCTTTCAGGAACCAGGAGCAGAAATTTTTCAGCCCTTGACCCCCCAGACTTAAGACTAGCTCATCAGCAAATTAGCAAGGGTTATCTAGTAATTAATTGATTTTGCTCTTGGAGGTGAAGACTATAAGAATATTCGAGCACCCAATCTTTCACTGCTTTCTGTGAGAATTCAAGCAACTAAATATCACAGGGTTTTGAGAATATATTCTAACATCTTTTAAACCACACTTAGAAAACTCTTGGCCAAAGGCCCTCCAGATTTCTAGAGGCTTCAGCTTTGCTTTACAGCACCTCTGTATGAAAACCTGTGATTATTTTCCAACCAGGACACTGATCTACAATGAAATTAGTAGCTCATTAAAAGATTGTGCAGGGAATACATACCATTCTGGCACTGGAACACATATACCTAAATATGAGCTATAGGACTAgttttttctcttaaaacatTTCAAGAATATTTGAATAAAGAACTAAGTaaaatgattaattttatttctcagttaTGTCATAGAGTAAATACaagaaaagtaattaattaattaattaatagaaatatattttatcagaaaaattatatacaGCATTATATCTAATAATACATATTACTCATCTGGATTTCTTGCTATCTATATCTATccacaaaataataattatatattgaTTTTCATCTGTAATAAGGAAATGTAAAGTAATTCCCACACCCCAATTTTCTAGCAAATATTTTAGtacattaataataatattaatatttgaaaattattttaattttactacaaaaaaaaaacccaaagctaTGAATTAAGACTTGAAGTTTTCCTAATATCTCTGTGATTCAGGAGAAGCTCTTACTGGGATTTTCTGTTCTAAGCCATATAGAATTTTTTGTAAACTCCTTTCACAAACCACagtgaatgaaaacaaagccaTAGAGAACAAATTGTATAGAGGACAAATCCCAGTTGACTAAAACAAAGATTAATGAGATTGAATTAACTTTACTATGTAGAGTTAATTATATTAACACTAATATGATTCTGAAAAGTGTATTTATACAATAACACCACATATATAACAAAacatgtggaaagaaaaaaaatttacatgcTATTAGCTATTGtcccttctttaaaaaaaattattgaatcTTCTATTTAttgggcagctgctgcattcACTCATCCATTCATCCACTCTCTCAACTGTTATTTATGTAATTAATTATTCAATCAATTGTTCACTGAGGGACCGTATATGATCTATGTTTTACAATTGACCTCAAAGAGCGAGGCAGCTGAATGCATCCgatagaaaatagaaaaaggcaTCGCAAGGTTCACAACAATTATCCAGGGTTCAAAGCCAAAAACTATTTCTTCCAGTCCATTGTCATACTCCGGACGGCACCCGAACGCCGGTGGTatccacagctgcagggaaagaaCGTGAGGCCAGTATTAATCACCAGCCCTACAAGTCAATAGCCCTTAATGACTGTGACTCACCGTGCTGCAAACTGGTTTCAGGAGTCCCTAAGAAATCCCTCCCTGTTGCTACGGGGGCACACTGGTGGAAGAGGGTTTCAGCTTCTGCTGTTGCTACAGTTTTTGGACAGTTACTGAAAGGAACTTCCCATATTCCTCATTTAAATAAACTTTGTTCCCCAAAAGCATATTCACTTCTTCCAGAAGTAAAATATTCTGCCTAAAAACTACAGAAGCATGCAATTTTAATATACTTATCAGACTTGGAAGGATGGGAAGCTTTTGGGTATTAACTTGTGAACTACACTCAAAACGTCTTACCGAAAGGTTGCAGAGGAATAAAAATGCAGCGATGTTCTTCAAAATTCTCCTCTTGTTGTTAGTAACTGAGTTTCTGCTGTAAAATGAGAAATCTGAGGCCGAGTGCATGACCAAACTATTCTCCTGACTCGTTTCTTCTCTGGCAACACCAGCACCATCGTTTTCTCTCCCACAGATGCTGCCTTTAAACAGACAGGGTATGTCACCGCTGTCACGAGCAGCTCTGCCGTTGTAAATCTCTTTGTACAAGGGGCTGAGGGACAAGGTGCTCCCCCGAGATATGGTCACTATTCGAAGAGTTTTAATGTCCTCATTCACCTTTTCCTGCTCACGGTGGATGGATTCAATGATAAAGAGGTTCTGAATATATTTCTCAATAATAACCAGAACAGAGTAGGGCAGGTTATACCATGTGTATTTGGGATGACCTTGGGCACAGATAATGGCAAGGATtgagccccaggagagcagccaggaccctgcagctgtgcccaccaGCAGTTCTGCATCCAGTTTTCGAGCAGGGTTCTTGGAATTATCCAGTGATCTATCCTCCAGTCTGTAGATGAGAAGGGCGACAACTCCAGCCGTGCACATGAGAGCCAACACGAAGATAGCGTGCAAGTAAAACATAGTGAGTGCTAACtcacttttaatttttgagCCTCCAATCTGAATTAAATACACAACAACTATGGCTATTGTGCTAGTTAACACAATTAGTCCAAAAATCATTCCAACAGTTATGCCATGGAATTTGAATGGAGTTTTGGTTTGCTGGTGGTGCTCAACTTTCCGACCAATGTTCTTCCACAGGACATAGAGCATTGTGGATGCTAGGATGTGGTACTCTATGTTAAAGGGATATAGGTAATATATTCCCTGAGAAAATATTGAGCAGAGAGTTGTTGTTGTGCAATTGCATTGAGGTGCGTGATCATCTAGAActaaaggagaaggagagatcAGTTATGTGCATTATCAAGGTTCCTTGTTTAtgtgaataaataaaacataaatagaATATTGAAACACAAAAGGTAAGACTTCAGTCAAACAACGCCCAGTTACCCACCTAAGAAAAGGCTTACGCATGCTTCACTGGGGTTTGAAAGCAGAAggcatccccagcagctgtcatagaatggcctgggttggaaggaaccttaaagatcatgaATCTCAAACTCCCCCTTCCCATTATGAACAGGgaaccttccactagaccagattgctcaaagccccatgAACATttccttgaacatttccagggatggagcatccacagcttctctgagcaacctgtcccagtgtcttaccaccctcacagtgaagaacttttttctttatatcctCCTTACCCTAAATATTTGCTGACTACAACTTGCCAATGGAGAAAATGATTCATTAGTAAAAAACACCCAGAGCAAAGTCCTTGTCTTTTAAAACAGCACTAATAGATAGCTTATATTCTTTTGAGCCATCCCACTGAATCCTGCAGGACCACAGGCTACATGCAATCACTCTCCTGGGAAAGATTTGCAAGATTATCCATATTTGGTTTTTTACAAATAACTTAGTAAGTAGTAAACTCTTTTTTAACACTGCTATGTTAATGTATTACTGTGAT
The window above is part of the Molothrus ater isolate BHLD 08-10-18 breed brown headed cowbird chromosome 4, BPBGC_Mater_1.1, whole genome shotgun sequence genome. Proteins encoded here:
- the OTOP1 gene encoding proton channel OTOP1 produces the protein MEEAAGCPAVGGSYPQKNAEILSSQYGINLFLAGLLLTFAWAVHAVGISKSHLLSYLITLMLIQLLWMLWYLCRSCTQRRLIRDKDTHAGARWLKCGITLFAVITLILDSFKIGYYIDFSNCLSPTEGIFPVTHAVHTILQVYFLWCHAKDVIQSFKTLERFGVIHSVFTNLLLWTNGVLTESKHQLNEHKERLITLGFGNITIVLDDHAPQCNCTTTTLCSIFSQGIYYLYPFNIEYHILASTMLYVLWKNIGRKVEHHQQTKTPFKFHGITVGMIFGLIVLTSTIAIVVVYLIQIGGSKIKSELALTMFYLHAIFVLALMCTAGVVALLIYRLEDRSLDNSKNPARKLDAELLVGTAAGSWLLSWGSILAIICAQGHPKYTWYNLPYSVLVIIEKYIQNLFIIESIHREQEKVNEDIKTLRIVTISRGSTLSLSPLYKEIYNGRAARDSGDIPCLFKGSICGRENDGAGVAREETSQENSLVMHSASDFSFYSRNSVTNNKRRILKNIAAFLFLCNLSLWIPPAFGCRPEYDNGLEEIVFGFEPWIIVVNLAMPFSIFYRMHSAASLFEVNCKT